A segment of the Streptomyces sp. L2 genome:
GGGTGAGCTGGACGCGGCGGCCCAGGCGGCGCAGGAGTCCGGTCTCCTCGGCCGCGTCCAGGATCGGCTCCCACAGGTGGGCCTTCTCCTGGTAGCCGAAACGGTCCAGTTCGGCGAGGTCGAGGTCGAAGGTGTCCAGGACGAGGCGCTTGCGGATCAGCTCCTCGTCGTCGAGGACGAAGCCGGTGACGGGCCGCAGGGTGTGGGCGCCGGCCCGGCGGATGTACTCCGCCACTTCGGACATGGACGGTTTGACGGAGCCCATCATGTAGTCGAGGACGCCGGTGTAGGAGCGGGCCCCGACGCCGAGGCCGAGCAGCGGCACGCCGTGGAAGGTGAGCACCTTCTGCCGGTAGCCGCCGCGGCCGAGCTTCTTGTAGCGGACGGAGCCCTCCTGCACGTAGCCGTGGTCGGTGAAGACCTGGCGGGCGTAGTCGTAGCGCTCGTACAGGTTCGGCGACTGCGCGTACTGGTAGGCGCCGGTCCGGGAGAACCAGGCGTCCGGGCGGACGGTCAGGAAGTACGTGCTGATCGTGGTCGGTTCGAGCTTGGCGAGCTCGTCGACGGACGTCCGCCACGTCTCGTCGGTCTGGCCGGCGAACCCCATGATGAGGTCGGTCGACAGGTCCGGCAGACCCTTGTCGTGCACGATCTCGACGGCCTGGCGGATGACCCGCTCGCCCGCCTGGCCCCGGCCGGCTTCACGGATCTCCTTCGGTACGAGGGACTGGATCCCGATGTTGGCCCGGGTCAGGCCGAGGTGCAGCAGGCCCTCCAGGGTGCCGGGATCGCTGACGATCGAGTCCGGGGTGGCCTCGATCGCCACTTCCTCCACGGTGGAACGCCAGTTGGGGTACACCTCGTCCAGCGTGCTGAACAACTGCTCGAAGTGGCGCAGGGACAGCAGGCTCGGGGTGCCGCCGCCGATGTAGACCGTGCGCAGCCGGCGGGCGCGGATGATGTCGGCGTGGTCGCGCAGTTGCGTGCAGAGCGCGTCCATGTACGCCGTGTAGACGTCGGTGTCCTCGCTGATGACGGTGTACAGATTGCAGAAGCCGCACTTGTAGCGGCAGAACGGCACGTGCAGGTACAGGTTCAGCTCGGGGACCTGATACAGGCTCAGGTCCCGCTCCCAGAGGTCCTCGACGGTCCACCGGCCCTCCAGCGGCCGGTAGGCGGAACGGGACGGATAGGAGTAGTTGTACGGCGGGATGACGCCCTGTCGGATGTAGTCGGTGAGCTGTGCGGCGTAGCCGGTCACGCGAAGCGGCCCCTCTCGTGCACGTACGACGGCTGGGTCGCACGAAAGTCAATCCGTGACCGGCGGCGGTCATCCAGGCCCGGTTTCCACGAACCCCGGGGTGGTGGGAGCGCGCCCTCCTGTGGGATGGTCCGAACTCCCGTGGAGTGGTCGCTTCCGCAAAGCCGGGCCCCTAGGATCCGGCCCCCGGCCGGGGCTGGAGGTTGCTACAACGGTTGTCGTGAAATCGCCCTCCCGCTCTGGTTGTTACGTTCATGGCCCGGGCCCGCCGGCTGCGGTCTACTGCGCGGCGTGAAAAGGATCCTGCTGATCGAAGCGCTCGCAAACTCAGGCCCCTATCTGCTGGACGCCGCCCGCGCACTCGGCGCGCACGTCTTCGTCGCCACCCACGAGGACGTCTGGGAGAGCTACCCCGCCGCCCTGCGCGAGAAGATCCACGGCACGGTGTTCACCGACCTCACGGACCCGGGCCGGGCCCTGTCGGATCTGACCGCGTTCGCCGGGACGACGCGGATCGACGCGGTGGCCGGCTGCTGGGAGTTCTTCACACCGCTCGTCGCCCACCTGGCAAGCCGCCTGGACCTGCCCGGCAACGACCCCCTGCGGGCCCAGGCGTGCCGGAACAAGGCGGCCATGGCGCGGGCCTTCCGGACGGGCCGGGTGCCCGCGCCGAGAACCGTCAGCGGGTACACGACCGCTGAGGTGACCCGTGCCCTCGACCGTCTCGGCATCGGGTTCCCGGTCGTCGTCAAACCCGCCGAGCAGGGCGGCTCCTGGGGCGTCAGCGTAGTCACCGGACACGAACAGCTCGACGCCGCCGTACGGCACGCCCAGTCCTGGCCGGTCGCCGCGCCGCACGGCCTGGCCCTGGACCAGCGCGTCCTCGTCCAGGAATACGTCCCCGGGCCCGAGTTCAGCCTCGACACCGTGGTCTGGCGCGACGAGTACTTCCACCTCCCCGTGGTCGAGAAGCACACCACCGACGGCGCCTACCGGGCCGAGACCGGACACACCTGCCCGGCGCCGCTTCCGCCCGCCACCCTCACCGCGGTCCGGGCGGCGGCCGAACGGGCTCTGCGGGCGCTCGGCATCCGCAACGGCGTCGCGCACACCGAACTCAAGATCCCGCCCGAGGCCGGTCCCACCGTCATCGAGGTGGGCGCACGCCTCCCCGGAGACCACCTCGTGCACGTCGTCCGCCACGCCTCCGGCATCGACGAGGCCCGGGCCTACCTCCAGGCCGTCCTCGACGAGAAACCGGACATGCCCGAGCCCCGGGAAGGGGCGTGCGCCATCCGCTTCCTCACCCCGCCACGGGCGGGCACCTTCCGCGGCGTGACCGTCCCCGGCCGGCCCGCCGGCCTGATCGGCCGGCACATCACCACCGAGCCCGGCGCCACCGTCGGCGGCGCCCACGACAACTCGGCCCGCCTCGGCCACCTGGTGTTCACCGCCCCCACGCCCGCCCAGGTCAAGGCCCACGCCGCCCACGTACTGGCCCACACCCGCATAGAAGTGAGCTGACATGCAGCGCATCGCCTTCCTCCGGTCCGCCCACATCAAGCGGGCCGACCCGTACATCCACGGCATCGCCCCCGTACTGACGGCGCTCGGCGCCGAGGCCCGCCTCTTCCACACCCACGGCGACTGCGATCCCCGGCTGTTCCCGGGGACCAGCGAGCGGCTCGACCCCGCCGCGACCCCGGACGAGTTCGTCGCCCGCGTGCGCGCCTGGGGAGCGGACGCCGCCGTCTCCATCTCGCTGCCGGACGAGAACGCCCTGCGCGACGCGGTCGTCAAGGCCAAGCTCGAAGCCGCCGGTGTCCGCACCGTCATGACGCCCCTCGCCGCGACGCGCGTCCTGTGCGACAAATGGGAGACCAAACGGGTCCTGAACGCGCACGGCCTCCTCACCCCGCCCGGCGTCCTGGTCGACAGCGACCTCCTCAACGGCCGGGCGCTGCCCGTCCCGGCCTACCCGGACGCCGTCCGCCTCGCGGCCCACGACCTCGGCCATCCCCTCCTGGCGAAGCCGCTGTGGGACTCCACCAGCATGGGCATCGAGTTCCTCCCCGATCCGGCCGCCCTCGACCGCTACCTGGCCGCGCGGCCGGCGGCGCACGCCGTCCTGGAGAAGTGCGTCACCGGACGGCTCTGCTCGGTCGACATCGTCGGCGCCGGAGGCCACTACACGGTCATGCCCCTCGTCCGGACCGGCACCGCGGGCGGCCCCCCGGCGTTCACCTTCGAGGACCTGCGATACGTCGACCCCGCCGAGGGCGACGACTTCGCGCCCACCGCCCGGCGCCTGGTGGACCTGTGCACGGAACTCGGCGTCGAGGGGTCCGTCAACGTCGACATGATCCACGCCGACGGCGAGTACCACGTCCTGGAGATCAACCCCAGGATCGGTGGCGCCACCACGCTGTCCATCGCCGCCAGTGGACTCAACACCTTCGTCGCCCTCCTCGCCATCCTCGACGGCACCTGGCCCACCCGCACCGAGGCGCCGGCCGAGCGCCTCGCCGTCGAATGCCTGACCGCGAACCCCAGCCCCACCCTCCTTGACGAACTCGGCGCCCGCGTCGACCTCGTCACCTGCCACGACCTGGTCATCGACGGCCACGACCACGGCGGCATCCTCACGTTCACCGTGGAACCGGGCGACGAGCGGCGGGTGCTCAAGGAACTCACCGAGCTGTGCGCGCAGACCGGCTTCATCCCGGCCCCCATGCTCGACAAGATCCGCCGCCTCCTGACCCGCGCGGCCCGGTGAGCATCCCCGCCGGCAGGCGTCCGGCGCGCCACAGCGAACCACCGGACCGTGGCCGTAGCCGAGCCGTACGCCCGGACGGCCGCCGTGACCGGCGCCGTGCCCTGTTCCCGGACGGCCGCCGGGGACGGCGGGCGCGGGCCGGGCTGCCCGACCTCACCG
Coding sequences within it:
- a CDS encoding radical SAM protein, yielding MTGYAAQLTDYIRQGVIPPYNYSYPSRSAYRPLEGRWTVEDLWERDLSLYQVPELNLYLHVPFCRYKCGFCNLYTVISEDTDVYTAYMDALCTQLRDHADIIRARRLRTVYIGGGTPSLLSLRHFEQLFSTLDEVYPNWRSTVEEVAIEATPDSIVSDPGTLEGLLHLGLTRANIGIQSLVPKEIREAGRGQAGERVIRQAVEIVHDKGLPDLSTDLIMGFAGQTDETWRTSVDELAKLEPTTISTYFLTVRPDAWFSRTGAYQYAQSPNLYERYDYARQVFTDHGYVQEGSVRYKKLGRGGYRQKVLTFHGVPLLGLGVGARSYTGVLDYMMGSVKPSMSEVAEYIRRAGAHTLRPVTGFVLDDEELIRKRLVLDTFDLDLAELDRFGYQEKAHLWEPILDAAEETGLLRRLGRRVQLTPRGFKYRDILSWMFFSDTVVRLDRAYYERLHEQNKRARKHMGTTLGISGIRTARAAS
- a CDS encoding ATP-grasp domain-containing protein; this encodes MKRILLIEALANSGPYLLDAARALGAHVFVATHEDVWESYPAALREKIHGTVFTDLTDPGRALSDLTAFAGTTRIDAVAGCWEFFTPLVAHLASRLDLPGNDPLRAQACRNKAAMARAFRTGRVPAPRTVSGYTTAEVTRALDRLGIGFPVVVKPAEQGGSWGVSVVTGHEQLDAAVRHAQSWPVAAPHGLALDQRVLVQEYVPGPEFSLDTVVWRDEYFHLPVVEKHTTDGAYRAETGHTCPAPLPPATLTAVRAAAERALRALGIRNGVAHTELKIPPEAGPTVIEVGARLPGDHLVHVVRHASGIDEARAYLQAVLDEKPDMPEPREGACAIRFLTPPRAGTFRGVTVPGRPAGLIGRHITTEPGATVGGAHDNSARLGHLVFTAPTPAQVKAHAAHVLAHTRIEVS
- a CDS encoding ATP-grasp domain-containing protein, giving the protein MQRIAFLRSAHIKRADPYIHGIAPVLTALGAEARLFHTHGDCDPRLFPGTSERLDPAATPDEFVARVRAWGADAAVSISLPDENALRDAVVKAKLEAAGVRTVMTPLAATRVLCDKWETKRVLNAHGLLTPPGVLVDSDLLNGRALPVPAYPDAVRLAAHDLGHPLLAKPLWDSTSMGIEFLPDPAALDRYLAARPAAHAVLEKCVTGRLCSVDIVGAGGHYTVMPLVRTGTAGGPPAFTFEDLRYVDPAEGDDFAPTARRLVDLCTELGVEGSVNVDMIHADGEYHVLEINPRIGGATTLSIAASGLNTFVALLAILDGTWPTRTEAPAERLAVECLTANPSPTLLDELGARVDLVTCHDLVIDGHDHGGILTFTVEPGDERRVLKELTELCAQTGFIPAPMLDKIRRLLTRAAR